Below is a window of Pseudomonadota bacterium DNA.
GCCCCGAGGTCTTTATAGTTGCTGCTGCATCGTCATATACCTTCAAACTTTTGTTGACTGCCATTTCGACAATTGCCATCTGTTTGTCTATATCCATGCTCAGGTTTTTGACACTGCCTACCTCAAGGCCATAAACTTCAACTGTGCTGCCAACCCTCAGCCCCGATGCCGAGACGAATCTGGCATAAATTGTATATGTATCACTCGCAAAGAAAGAGACCTTGCCCAGTTTTATCGTCATATAACCCACGCATATAAGGCCAATCAGAACAAAAACACCTACAGCTGTCTCCATTGAATATTTTTTCATTATATAC
It encodes the following:
- the mlaD gene encoding outer membrane lipid asymmetry maintenance protein MlaD → MKKYSMETAVGVFVLIGLICVGYMTIKLGKVSFFASDTYTIYARFVSASGLRVGSTVEVYGLEVGSVKNLSMDIDKQMAIVEMAVNKSLKVYDDAAATIKTSGLIGDKYVKIEPGGSGELIKQGGFITQTSVPADIEDLIGKYAFGDAKKEPGKTP